A DNA window from Rhipicephalus sanguineus isolate Rsan-2018 chromosome 8, BIME_Rsan_1.4, whole genome shotgun sequence contains the following coding sequences:
- the LOC119401593 gene encoding periodic tryptophan protein 2 homolog, with translation MKFAFKFSNLIGTVYRKGNLLFTPDGNTVVAPVGNRLSLFDLRNNKSETLPIESRYNFTAVDIAPSGFLFIAINETGEALLCSLVSRTVIHRHHFRKPISTVKFSPNGKYFAVAKDNSVFVYRTPGHARRDFAPFALERVLNTAYDAVTCIQWSSDSRLIAIGSNDMSVRVTALHRMKNFGINTLSSHSDAIVNCFFEKDSADVFTLSRNGQLCVWEASCDLSGFLMADDATSRRCRAVTSEEGGDDVKDKANDVIPDDDVVEGDAEVERVRYRRTGKHFLKDALKVEGGQHVNLLAACYHGGNHMLVTAFSNGSFLLHEMPDYNLIQSLNVSEHEVTAACFNPTGDWIALGSGRRGQLIVWEWQSESFVLKQQGHANNMACLAYSPDGANLVTGGDDGKVKLWNTGNGFCFVTFTEHAAGVAAVTFTQNGKAVLSASLDGTVRAYDLKRYRNFKTLTAPRAVQFASLAVDTSGEVVCAGSQDTFEVFVWSLQTGRLLDVLAGHESCVSGLAFGPGMESVLVSSSWDKTCRVWNLFAEKGGGREAIPLTADALTVEFRPDGCEFAVATLDGAIVFFEPQGSSQVGCIEGKRDLTSGRRDTDIITAKRLSQTQAFTTLCYSADGECILAAGRSKFVCIYHVREQLLLKKFEVTCNHSLDAVDDFISRRKITEFGNMALVEERAAAEDTALSLPGVKKGDLSSRSFKPEVRVSAVSFSPTGRAWAAATTEGVLVYSLDNTLVFDPFELEQGVTPATIRAAAREKDYVRAVVAAFRLNEDELTTEVVEGIPVNEIDLVCRSLPQIYVEKLLNFVGAKLESTTHVHFYVTWVVTLLKGHGEALKERSRNIMATLRTVTKNVGLRHTELSKVCDHNKYLLRYIETLRKFKETEGPEERMSEGGSGDDDLDSQIDSEDELMVS, from the exons ATGAAGTTCGCCTTCAAGTTTTCCAACCTGATCGGCACAGTGTACCGCAAAGGAAACCTGCTGTTCACTCCGGACGGCAACACCGTCGTAGCGCCGGTGGGCAACCGACTCTCTCTCTTCGATCTGCGCAACAACAAatcggaaacgctgccgatcgagagcCGCTACAACTTCACCGCCGTCGACATCGCCCCGTCCGGCTTCCTCTTCATCGCCATCAACGAAACCGGCGAAGCTCTACTCTGCAGCCTCGTGTCACGAACTGTCATCCACAGGCACCACTTTCGCAAGCCCATCTCGACGGTCAAGTTTAGTCCTAACGGCAAGTACTTCGCCGTCGCCAAGGACAACTCCGTCTTCGTCTACCGCACGCCGGGCCACGCCAGACGCGACTTCGCGCCCTTCGCGCTCGAGCGAGTCCTAAACACGGCCTACGATGCGGTCACTTGCATCCAGTGGTCCTCCGATTCGCGCCTCATCGCCATCGGCAGCAACGACATGTCCGTTAGGGTTACGGCGCTGCACAGGATGAAGAACTTCGGCATCAACACGCTCTCCAGCCACAGCGACGCCATCGTAAACTGTTTCTTCGAAAAGGACTCCGCGGACGTGTTCACTCTGAGCCGGAATGGACAACTGTGCGTATGGGAGGCGTCCTGTGACTTGTCCGGTTTCTTAATGGCGGATGACGCGACAAGCAGACGATGCCGCGCCGTGACGTCAGAGGAGGGGGGAGATGACGTCAAAGACAAGGCTAATGACGTCATACCCGACGATGACGTCGTCGAAGGTGACGCGGAGGTGGAGAGGGTTCGGTATCGCCGCACGGGAAAACACTTCCTGAAGGACGCACTTAAAGTCGAAGGAGGCCAGCACGTAAACCTGCTGGCAGCGTGCTATCATGGCGGAAACCACATGCTGGTCACCGCCTTTTCCAACGGGTCGTTCCTTTTGCATGAAATGCCGGACTACAACCTAATCCAGTCGCTGAACGTTTCAGAGCACGAAGTCACGGCGGCGTGCTTCAATCCTACAGGCGACTGGATTGCTCTGGGAAGTGGGCGACGTGGCCAGTTGATTGTTTGGGAGTGGCAGTCCGAGTCGTTCGTTCTCAAACAGCAGGGGCATGCCAACAACATGGCTTGCCTCGCATACTCTCCGGACGGTGCCAATCTTGTGACTGGAGGTGACGATGGCAAG GTGAAGCTGTGGAACACGGGCAACGGTTTCTGTTTTGTCACTTTCACGGAACACGCGGCCGGAGTTGCCGCGGTGACCTTCACGCAGAATGGCAAGGCCGTCCTTTCGGCATCTCTCGACGGTACCGTTCGTGCCTATGACCTGAAGCGGTACCGCAACTTCAAGACGCTGACAGCGCCGAGGGCCGTCCAGTTTGCATCTCTGGCTGTTGACACAAGCGGCGAGGTTGTCTGTGCTGGCTCGCAG GACACCTTCGAGGTGTTTGTGTGGTCGCTGCAGACGGGTCGACTGCTCGACGTCTTAGCGGGACATGAGAGCTGCGTTTCCGGTCTGGCGTTCGGTCCCGGGATGGAGTCTGTCCTCGTCAGTTCGTCCTGGGACAAGACGTGCCGTGTCTGGAACCTGTTTGCCGAGAAAGGCGGCGGCCGAGAGGCAATTCCACTGACGGCAGATGCGCTGACCGTCGAGTTCCGGCCTGACGGTTGCGAGTTTGCCGTGGCGACCCTAGATGGCGCCATTGTGTTCTTTGAGCCGCAGGGAAGCAGCCAAGTGGGATGCATTGAAG GCAAACGTGATTTGACGAGCGGTCGGAGGGACACCGACATCATCACGGCGAAGAGGCTGTCTCAGACGCAGGCATTCACCACCCTCTGCTACTCCGCGGACGGCGAGTGCATTCTCGCGGCTGGTCGTTCCAAGTTTGTCTGCATCTACCACGTGCGCGAGCAGCTCCTGCTCAAGAAGTTCGAGGTGACATGCAACCACTCGCTCGATGCCGTCGACGACTTCATCAGCCGCCGGAAGATCACAGAGTTCGGCAACATGGCGCTCGTCGAGGAGCGCGCGGCCGCGGAAGACACCGCTCTCTCCCTGCCCGGTGTCAAGAAGGGCGACCTCTCAagccgcagcttcaagcccgaAGTGAGAGTCAGTGCAGTGTCATTCTCGCCGACGGGGCGGGCATGGGCCGCTGCGACCACTGAAGGGGTGCTCGTTTACTCCCTTGACAACACTCTTGTTTTTGACCCTTTCGAGCTGGAGCAGGGAGTGACGCCGGCGACGATACGAGCAGCGGCACGCGAGAAGGACTACGTCCGTGCGGTCGTGGCAGCGTTCCGGCTCAACGAAGATGAACTGACCACGGAGGTCGTCGAGGGCATTCCGGTCAATGAGATCGACCTCGTGTGCCGGTCACTGCCGCAGATCTACGTCGAGAAGCTGCTCAACTTTGTGGGCGCGAAACTCGAGTCCACAACGCATGTGCACTTTTATGTCACGTGGGTCGTGACACTGCTGAAAGGTCACGGCGAGGCGTTGAAGGAGAGGTCACGAAACATCATGGCGACGTTGAGGACAGTGACAAAGAACGTGGGGCTGAGGCATACAGAGCTGTCAAAAGTTTGCGATCACAACAAGTATCTGTTGAGATATATCGAGACACTTCGCAAGTTCAAAGAAACGGAGGGGCCGGAGGAAAGAATGTCCGAGGGAGGTAGTGGGGACGACGACCTCGATTCTCAAATAGACAGTGAAGACGAACTGATGGTGTCATGA